One region of Zingiber officinale cultivar Zhangliang chromosome 7B, Zo_v1.1, whole genome shotgun sequence genomic DNA includes:
- the LOC122006737 gene encoding probable serine/threonine-protein kinase At1g01540 has product MTDERSSIGSSQEAPQIYRFNLEEIECATQYFSEVNLLSKKSSFAATYKGILRDGTEVAVKRINKTSCKSEEAEFLMGLKALTLLRHENLVGLRGFCYSRARGECFLIYDFVANGSLSEYLDVKCDEIHKVLDWSVRVCIIKGIAKGMEYLHSDKPSKPSLLHQNMSSTKVLIDRHFNPLLSSSALHKLLADDAIFSSLKTSAAMGYLAPEYSTN; this is encoded by the exons ATGACCGATGAGAGGAGCAGTATCGGGTCATCTCAAGAGGCTCCTCAGATCTATAGGTTTAACTTGGAGGAGATAGAATGTGCTACTCAGTACTTTTCGGAGGTGAATTTACTTAGCAAGAAAAGCAGCTTTGCGGCAACATACAAGGGGATACTACGCGATGGAACGGAGGTTGCAGTGAAGAGGATCAACAAGACTAGTTGCAAGTCAGAGGAAGCTGAGTTTCTCATGGGTTTGAAGGCATTGACATTGCTAAGGCATGAGAACCTAGTTGGATTAAGGGGCTTCTGTTATTCAAGAGCAAGAGGAGAGTGTTTCCTCATTTATGATTTTGTTGCAAATGGGAGTTTGTCGGAATATCTAGATGTCAAATGCGATGAGATTCACAAGGTCCTTGATTGGTCTGTAAGAGTTTGTATCATCAAAGGCATTGCTAAAG GTATGGAATATCTCCACAGCGACAAACCTAGCAAGCCCTCCCTGCTCCATCAAAACATGTCATCGACAAAAGTCCTCATTGACCGCCATTTCAACCCCCTACTCTCCAGTTCTGCCCTACACAAACTATTAGCAGACGATGCCATTTTCTCCTCTCTCAAAACAAGTGCTGCCATGGGCTACTTAGCCCCCGAGTACTCtaccaattaa